From a region of the Phaseolus vulgaris cultivar G19833 chromosome 6, P. vulgaris v2.0, whole genome shotgun sequence genome:
- the LOC137833097 gene encoding agamous-like MADS-box protein AGL80: MTRAKIELAYITDPGKRKATFKKRKNGLMKKISEITVLCGIDACAVVYSPDVPNKPEFWPSESGARSVISKFNGVSESEKTKKMFCQESFIRQRIDKSQEQLKKLKNENRKREISLLMCEYLTHGSNNLDSNNINYLKDFSFFTDQNLDEIRNKVTVHPAQEETPVIYSRGEQAQAQGHGTNFSRKRKLN, encoded by the exons ATGACTAGAGCCAAGATTGAACTTGCTTACATAACCGATCCTGGGAAGAGGAAGGCAACcttcaagaaaagaaagaatg GTTTGATGAAAAAGATCAGTGAAATCACTGTCCTATGTGGGATTGATGCATGTGCTGTAGTTTATAGTCCTGATGTGCCTAATAAGCCAGAGTTTTGGCCATCTGAATCTGGAGCCAGGAGTGTGATTTCCAAGTTCAATGGTGTGTCAGAGTCTgagaaaactaagaaaatgTTCTGCCAAGAGAGCTTTATAAGGCAGAGAATTGACAAAAGCCAAGAACAGCTGAAGAAACTAAAGAATGAAAATAGGAAGAGAGAGATTAGCCTTCTTATGTGTGAATACCTCACTCATGGGAGCAACAACCTTGACAGCAACAACATCAATTATCTGAAAGATTTCTCCTTTTTCACTGATCAAAACTTAGATGAAATTAGAAACAAAGTCACTGTGCATCCAGCACAAGAGGAGACACCAGTGATTTACAGTAGAGGAGAGCAAGCACAGGCTCAAGGGCATGGGACCAACTTTTCCAGGAAAAGAAAGCTGAATTAG
- the LOC137833096 gene encoding agamous-like MADS-box protein AGL80, whose amino-acid sequence MARKKVDLTFITKTSKRKATFKKRKNGLIKKIGEISILCGIQACAIIYSPDEPDQPEVWPSEEGVESAISRFRSVSELEQSKKMFCQESFLRQRIVKVQEQLKKVRNENRKKEIGHLISQYITVGNNLESANIIDLNDISFLADQCLEDITKKISARKAQMVTPVAENGGQTMTHGGQTVTHGEQAQVNHVQGPYTDVDAMQNMNWSSDIINAGAANDMLALEDVNVQSGWLNQYIP is encoded by the exons ATGGCTAGAAAGAAGGTTGATCTTACTTTCATAACCAAAACCTCAAAGAGGAAGGCAACCttcaagaaaaggaaaaatg GTTTGATAAAAAAGATTGGTGAAATCAGCATCCTTTGTGGGATTCAAGCATGTGCTATAATCTATTCCCCGGATGAGCCTGATCAGCCAGAGGTTTGGCCATCTGAGGAGGGAGTTGAGAGTGCTATTTCCAGGTTCAGGAGTGTGTCTGAACTGGAGCAAAGCAAGAAAATGTTCTGTCAGGAAAGCTTCTTGAGGCAAAGAATTGTGAAAGTCCAAGAACAgctgaagaaagtgaggaatgaGAATAGGAAGAAAGAGATTGGCCATCTGATTTCTCAATACATCACTGTTGGGAACAATCTGGAGAGTGCCAACATCATTGACCTCAATGATATCTCATTCTTGGCTGATCAATGCTTGGAGGACATCACAAAGAAAATCAGTGCTCGCAAAGCCCAAATGGTGACACCAGTTGCTGAAAATGGAGGACAAACTATGACTCATGGAGGACAAACGGTGACTCATGGAGAACAAGCACAAGTGAATCATGTCCAAGGGCCTTACACCGATGTTGATGCCATGCAAAACATGAATTGGTCTTCTGATATCATCAATGCTGGTGCTGCCAATGATATGTTAGCATTGGAAGATGTTAATGTCCAAAGTGGTTGGCTTAACCAATATATCCCTTGA